One genomic region from Vibrio sp. STUT-A11 encodes:
- a CDS encoding site-2 protease family protein, giving the protein MAGWQQLYWDNTLVSQIDANESESEESKHLFKLVAGDEVLQCELGCTVQWQPFSLSYQVTMNDTLVTSGSRNEKDIERQTPQVTPPSEKRFSLIGIVSLGMKALKSAKVIKVALASASLAAYSWLFSIEFALALIACLMFHEWGHIKAMKYFGMKTKGIYLIPFLGGLALSDDKINTRWQDMVISIMGPFLGLVLSIIFTILYWVTGEMIFAGLAVFNALLNLFNLLPILPLDGGHVLKSITFSMNTWVGLAGSIVTAIFGVVLSYSFGLALLGFLLIMGMLEVVMEWRTRHHSHLLPLTRYGQLFSFAWYIASVGGFVAIIWYFASLGDSLLSLPMQILGT; this is encoded by the coding sequence ATGGCGGGATGGCAGCAGTTGTATTGGGACAACACATTAGTCTCTCAAATTGATGCCAATGAAAGTGAATCTGAGGAAAGTAAACATCTATTTAAACTCGTTGCAGGTGATGAGGTTTTGCAGTGTGAGCTCGGTTGTACGGTGCAGTGGCAGCCATTCAGTTTGTCTTATCAGGTCACGATGAATGACACGCTAGTGACGAGTGGCTCTCGTAATGAAAAAGACATCGAGCGTCAGACGCCACAAGTTACACCCCCAAGTGAAAAGCGCTTTAGCCTAATTGGTATCGTATCTCTGGGTATGAAAGCACTGAAAAGCGCAAAAGTGATTAAAGTTGCATTAGCTTCCGCTAGTCTGGCCGCATACTCTTGGTTGTTCTCAATCGAGTTTGCTCTCGCGCTGATTGCTTGTTTGATGTTTCACGAGTGGGGACACATTAAAGCGATGAAATACTTTGGTATGAAAACCAAAGGCATTTACCTGATTCCATTTCTGGGTGGGCTCGCACTAAGTGATGACAAAATTAACACCCGCTGGCAGGATATGGTTATCTCCATTATGGGGCCGTTTTTGGGTTTGGTATTGAGTATTATTTTTACCATCCTGTATTGGGTGACTGGCGAAATGATCTTCGCTGGTCTCGCGGTATTTAACGCGCTATTAAACCTATTCAATTTATTGCCAATCTTGCCTTTAGACGGCGGGCATGTTCTCAAAAGCATAACCTTCTCAATGAACACCTGGGTTGGGTTAGCGGGCAGTATAGTGACAGCGATATTTGGTGTTGTACTCAGCTATTCATTTGGATTAGCTTTGCTTGGATTTCTATTAATTATGGGGATGTTAGAAGTGGTGATGGAATGGCGGACACGTCACCATAGCCACTTATTGCCACTAACCCGTTACGGTCAATTATTCTCTTTTGCCTGGTATATCGCATCTGTTGGTGGTTTCGTAGCTATTATTTGGTATTTCGCGAGCCTCGGAGATAGTTTACTCAGTTTACCGATGCAGATTTTAGGAACTTAA
- a CDS encoding outer membrane protein transport protein codes for MNKKRCSLLTISILFACNAQSAGFQVVEHSASGLGRAFSGEAAVADNASVLARNPAAMTLFKQAQFSGAISVIDPEVDIYDTFNDEHSKDIAPVALVPAGYYVSPINDKFAWGIGMFTTYGVATDYPEDISAGDLAGYTSLISVNINPNLAYRINDAFSIAGGVSLVYAEAELTRHKGALAPLFGPGSQTSDKLIGMEGETFSWGWNLGALYEINENHRFGFGYRSKVELDFDDGEFSSYDSGIATAAKVDGRIKIKLPSIFELSGFHQVNDQWAFHYSWMLTNWSKFTELRATSDQCNGGVCFNKQEKYDDNNRYSIGATYTLNPNWTFRAGVAYDEQAGKPTLSIPDTDRYWYSAGLTYAWSDNLTFDAGFALVQFDDNSFTETNASGQELTFDADGAAYISSVQMNYTFN; via the coding sequence ATGAACAAAAAGCGCTGCTCTCTGCTGACAATATCAATATTGTTTGCGTGTAATGCCCAGTCAGCGGGCTTTCAAGTTGTTGAACACTCAGCATCTGGTCTTGGTCGAGCATTTTCAGGCGAAGCCGCTGTCGCAGACAATGCCAGTGTCCTGGCACGAAATCCGGCGGCCATGACGCTTTTTAAACAAGCTCAATTTTCAGGCGCGATCAGCGTCATTGACCCTGAAGTGGATATTTATGACACTTTTAATGACGAACACTCAAAAGATATCGCACCTGTAGCCCTGGTACCGGCTGGTTACTATGTGAGCCCAATCAACGACAAGTTCGCTTGGGGCATCGGCATGTTTACAACCTATGGTGTTGCGACGGACTACCCAGAAGACATCTCTGCTGGCGATCTGGCGGGTTATACATCATTGATATCGGTTAATATAAACCCGAACCTTGCATATCGTATTAATGATGCATTTAGTATCGCTGGCGGTGTTAGCCTTGTTTATGCAGAAGCGGAGTTAACACGCCATAAAGGGGCTTTAGCTCCGTTGTTTGGACCGGGAAGCCAAACCTCAGACAAACTGATCGGCATGGAAGGTGAGACATTTTCTTGGGGTTGGAACCTAGGTGCTCTCTATGAAATTAATGAGAATCACCGCTTTGGTTTCGGTTACCGTTCTAAAGTCGAACTAGATTTTGATGATGGTGAATTCAGTAGCTACGACTCTGGCATCGCAACTGCCGCGAAAGTTGACGGACGTATAAAGATCAAGCTGCCTTCCATTTTTGAGCTATCAGGTTTCCATCAAGTCAATGACCAATGGGCGTTTCACTACAGTTGGATGTTAACCAACTGGAGCAAATTTACTGAACTACGTGCGACCAGTGATCAATGTAATGGCGGCGTGTGTTTCAATAAACAGGAAAAATATGATGACAATAACCGCTATTCGATAGGTGCAACTTACACGCTCAATCCTAACTGGACATTCCGAGCGGGTGTTGCTTACGACGAACAAGCAGGTAAGCCAACATTGAGTATTCCAGATACAGACCGCTACTGGTACAGCGCTGGTTTAACTTATGCGTGGAGCGACAACCTGACTTTCGATGCCGGTTTTGCTCTAGTTCAATTTGACGACAACTCTTTCACCGAAACTAATGCGTCAGGTCAAGAACTCACGTTTGACGCGGATGGCGCTGCATATATCAGTTCAGTACAAATGAATTACACCTTCAATTAG
- a CDS encoding VolA/Pla-1 family phospholipase encodes MKHTFKLSLLCSAILLAGCGDESGSQGTSAQVGFESAVQALLERQTSIQFTLQGANAAVPTPSYLLMDSTDGTLGIPTEGDNALTNPKASMNTMDGWSTSMPIVLNFDGDGFSSGMVTSGVQVIKINTRLTDWDGTSNPIEEVLTLGTDYVVQTNGNSLYIQFMDSLDESSEYIFAVTQDITDVNGEPIGTSSSYATAKSKEVVYETGDLASVQAVTTAVEGILGLANVNSDDIVYSSWFSTQSVGETLAAVKGMTATGFSTGANTLNDVYKADSNDNSVDLNAAYTMTFGTTEDFVTALDSDQDFNQYVSDLDAAKTAIKGLYNASGASVNVTQGSVKLPYYLEKGADWNMQPMVSAMPSLAKLSAALADPNEQANMVQQLSTGVFAENPVDVTKLASDPTEQLKLVGSTLYLSDGSQLDSERIITRYSPVPVVKSLEDVEFLLFTPQSGVATDIVVYQHGITSSKETAYAFAYNMVKAGLAVIAIDLPIHGTRSLDEQRSANANALAYLNLSNLAVARDNLRQSVLDVLGLRASLVVSAQGGLLASGPLQGFNPMSGSQVKMLGHSLGGIVGTSAVAAANNSLGSPTADALYSFSAASIQNSGGQIGNLLLGSERFGPQIKHSVAYSASADYMSYADAQCADLDTKTCYENFEGMATADQLAELSSGFSQFIYAAQTTLDTVDPFTNASDLMSSGTLSTPFFMTETDGDSVVPNSVANARFAGTEPLAEKLGLKEVNSLDTSVSATASFVQFNSTATHSTFASPSGTLADLDHHVEMQTENTDFLMDNVLTGVSNTSVLK; translated from the coding sequence ATGAAACATACTTTTAAATTATCTTTACTTTGTTCTGCGATCCTACTGGCTGGCTGTGGTGACGAATCCGGTAGTCAAGGCACATCGGCACAAGTAGGTTTTGAATCAGCCGTTCAGGCATTACTTGAACGTCAAACGTCGATACAATTTACCCTACAAGGCGCTAATGCTGCAGTTCCAACTCCATCTTATCTACTGATGGATTCGACCGATGGTACTTTAGGGATACCGACAGAAGGCGATAACGCACTTACCAACCCGAAAGCCTCCATGAACACGATGGATGGATGGTCAACTTCAATGCCCATCGTATTAAACTTCGACGGCGATGGTTTTTCATCAGGTATGGTGACGTCGGGTGTACAAGTCATCAAAATCAATACGCGCCTGACAGATTGGGACGGTACCAGCAATCCGATCGAAGAAGTTCTTACGCTCGGCACGGATTACGTTGTACAAACCAATGGCAATTCGCTTTACATTCAGTTTATGGATTCGCTGGACGAATCAAGTGAATATATTTTTGCAGTAACGCAAGACATCACCGATGTTAATGGTGAACCAATCGGCACCTCTTCGAGCTACGCTACCGCGAAAAGTAAGGAGGTCGTGTACGAAACTGGCGATCTTGCTTCTGTCCAAGCGGTGACAACGGCAGTTGAAGGTATTTTGGGCTTAGCAAACGTTAACTCTGATGATATCGTCTACTCATCTTGGTTTAGCACTCAATCTGTCGGCGAAACACTTGCCGCAGTTAAAGGTATGACGGCAACGGGATTCTCTACCGGTGCAAACACGCTCAATGACGTTTACAAAGCGGATTCAAATGACAACTCAGTTGATCTCAATGCCGCTTATACCATGACGTTTGGTACGACTGAAGATTTTGTAACTGCTCTGGATAGTGATCAGGATTTCAATCAATACGTTAGTGACCTAGACGCAGCTAAGACAGCGATAAAAGGCCTCTACAACGCTTCAGGTGCTAGCGTGAATGTCACTCAAGGCTCAGTAAAGCTCCCTTACTACCTTGAAAAAGGCGCAGATTGGAACATGCAACCAATGGTTTCTGCAATGCCAAGCCTTGCGAAACTTAGCGCAGCTCTCGCCGATCCAAACGAACAAGCGAACATGGTTCAGCAGCTCTCTACCGGTGTTTTTGCAGAGAACCCTGTGGATGTGACGAAGTTGGCAAGTGATCCTACGGAACAGCTTAAGCTGGTTGGTTCTACGCTGTATCTAAGCGACGGTAGCCAATTAGACAGTGAACGTATTATTACGCGATACTCTCCTGTACCTGTAGTCAAGTCTCTTGAAGATGTTGAGTTTCTTCTCTTCACGCCGCAATCAGGTGTCGCAACAGACATTGTGGTTTATCAACATGGAATCACGTCATCAAAAGAAACGGCCTATGCATTTGCCTACAACATGGTGAAAGCTGGGTTAGCCGTGATTGCGATAGACTTGCCTATTCATGGCACACGTAGTCTTGATGAACAACGTTCTGCAAATGCAAACGCGCTTGCTTACCTGAACCTGTCGAACTTAGCGGTGGCGCGTGACAACTTACGTCAAAGTGTGCTGGATGTTTTAGGTCTTCGTGCTAGCTTGGTGGTATCCGCACAAGGTGGCCTTTTAGCAAGTGGTCCTCTTCAGGGCTTCAACCCAATGTCAGGCTCGCAGGTTAAAATGCTCGGTCACTCTCTTGGTGGCATCGTAGGTACATCTGCGGTTGCAGCAGCCAATAATTCTCTAGGTAGCCCAACGGCAGATGCGCTCTATTCATTTAGTGCGGCTTCTATCCAGAACTCAGGTGGCCAAATTGGTAACTTGTTACTTGGTTCTGAGAGATTCGGCCCTCAGATAAAACATAGCGTGGCCTACTCTGCTTCAGCAGATTACATGTCATATGCTGACGCACAATGTGCTGATTTAGATACTAAAACCTGTTATGAAAACTTTGAAGGGATGGCCACTGCAGATCAGCTAGCCGAGCTAAGTTCTGGCTTCTCTCAGTTCATCTACGCTGCCCAGACAACGCTTGATACCGTTGACCCATTCACTAACGCTAGTGATTTGATGTCTTCAGGTACGCTATCAACGCCATTCTTTATGACAGAAACGGATGGCGATTCAGTCGTGCCAAATAGCGTTGCTAACGCGCGATTCGCAGGCACAGAACCACTGGCTGAGAAACTTGGCTTAAAGGAAGTTAATAGTTTGGACACTTCAGTGTCAGCAACTGCAAGCTTCGTTCAGTTCAACTCAACAGCGACACACAGTACGTTTGCTTCACCAAGTGGCACCTTGGCTGATCTCGACCACCACGTCGAAATGCAAACAGAGAACACCGATTTCCTGATGGATAATGTGTTAACTGGTGTCTCTAACACGTCAGTTCTGAAATAA
- a CDS encoding M48 family metallopeptidase codes for MKVWIKASALLAVAGLTACSASPTGRNQLLMFSDQEMSSLGAKSFDQMKKDIPISKDKKVNAYVQCVAKHVTDVIPPQTGFQNWEVVVFDSEQVNAFALPGGKIGVYTGLLGVAKNQAQLATVIGHEVAHVLADHSNERLSQSQLANAGLSLANIAIGASEYKQYQEMTMAALGAGVQYGVILPYGRTQESEADVVGLDYMAKAGFDPNQSIALWKNMSAASGGAQPPEFFSTHPSHSTRIKELQETITKLPNYNVKAPKCG; via the coding sequence ATGAAGGTATGGATTAAAGCTTCTGCTCTGTTGGCCGTTGCAGGTTTAACCGCTTGTAGTGCCTCTCCTACTGGTCGTAATCAGCTTTTGATGTTTTCTGATCAAGAGATGTCTTCTCTCGGAGCGAAATCTTTCGACCAAATGAAGAAAGACATTCCAATTAGCAAAGACAAAAAGGTCAATGCTTACGTGCAGTGTGTGGCTAAACACGTGACAGATGTCATTCCGCCACAAACGGGATTCCAGAATTGGGAAGTCGTCGTGTTTGACAGTGAACAAGTCAACGCCTTTGCCCTGCCTGGCGGAAAGATTGGTGTCTATACCGGGCTTCTTGGTGTCGCGAAAAACCAGGCTCAGTTGGCAACTGTCATTGGTCACGAAGTCGCACACGTTCTGGCAGACCACAGTAATGAACGTTTATCCCAAAGCCAACTAGCTAACGCAGGTCTATCGCTGGCAAATATTGCCATTGGTGCTTCAGAATATAAGCAATATCAAGAAATGACGATGGCAGCATTAGGTGCTGGTGTCCAATACGGTGTGATTTTACCATACGGAAGAACTCAGGAATCTGAGGCGGATGTTGTTGGCCTCGATTACATGGCAAAAGCCGGTTTCGATCCAAATCAAAGCATTGCGTTGTGGAAAAACATGAGTGCAGCATCGGGTGGCGCTCAACCGCCAGAGTTTTTCTCCACTCACCCTTCGCACAGTACGCGTATTAAAGAACTACAAGAGACAATAACAAAGTTGCCTAATTACAACGTTAAAGCGCCGAAGTGTGGCTAA
- a CDS encoding hotdog fold thioesterase — translation MSIWKKPISVEILNATSKNTMMEHLQIEYTEFTEDSISATMPVCSITHQPLGLLHGGASVVLAETLGSVAANFCVSEGSYCVGLDINANHVRAMRSGYVIGTAKPLHLGVSTQVWQINITDERDRLVCTSRLTIAVKQQKSK, via the coding sequence ATGAGCATTTGGAAAAAGCCAATCAGTGTAGAGATACTTAATGCAACGTCAAAAAATACCATGATGGAGCATTTACAAATTGAATATACCGAATTCACAGAAGACTCCATTAGCGCCACCATGCCCGTGTGCAGTATTACCCATCAACCATTAGGGCTGTTGCATGGAGGCGCTTCTGTTGTACTTGCGGAAACGCTCGGGTCTGTCGCTGCAAACTTCTGTGTGAGCGAAGGGAGCTACTGCGTTGGTTTGGATATCAATGCTAACCATGTCAGAGCGATGCGCAGTGGCTATGTTATAGGTACGGCTAAGCCATTGCATTTGGGTGTGTCAACTCAGGTTTGGCAGATCAATATTACCGACGAGCGTGATCGTTTAGTTTGTACCAGTCGTTTAACTATCGCTGTGAAACAGCAAAAATCGAAGTGA
- a CDS encoding TerC/Alx family metal homeostasis membrane protein produces the protein MSFIENTTQVSQSVLFQESLNMYAVFGLFTLVLVALDIYQTRGGVVTMKKAIVWSIFWFLLAFVFAGSIYLFWDFYAAHSDYSNTKAAVSFLTGYLLEKSLSVDNLFVFAIIFAQYKVPEHLRPRALLWGVIGALLLRAVMIAVGVQLLAQYHWVLYLFAAFLIWTGIQLAKGNDENEEINPYPEKFIRKLIPITDDYYSNHMILKQAGKWVATPMLIVVGVIAVMDVMFALDSIPAIFAVTREPFLVLAANVFALLGLRSLYFVLQAMLDKFVYLKPALSVIMMFIGVKMLLVGTDYEIPTIWSLTFLILVMTSAVVASVHKNKESTASRVNITNQKY, from the coding sequence ATGTCTTTTATTGAAAATACCACTCAAGTTAGTCAATCGGTTCTGTTTCAAGAGTCTCTCAACATGTATGCCGTTTTCGGGCTATTTACACTCGTTTTAGTCGCTCTGGATATTTACCAAACGCGTGGCGGCGTTGTTACGATGAAAAAAGCCATTGTTTGGAGCATCTTTTGGTTTTTGTTGGCTTTTGTGTTTGCAGGTTCAATCTATCTGTTTTGGGATTTTTATGCGGCCCACAGCGACTATTCGAATACTAAAGCGGCAGTTTCGTTCCTCACCGGTTATCTGCTCGAAAAATCACTCAGTGTTGATAATCTATTTGTATTCGCGATCATTTTTGCTCAGTACAAAGTTCCTGAACACCTACGACCAAGAGCGCTGCTTTGGGGTGTCATCGGTGCTCTGTTACTTCGTGCCGTTATGATTGCTGTCGGGGTGCAGCTATTGGCTCAATATCACTGGGTATTGTACTTATTCGCGGCATTTCTGATCTGGACCGGCATACAACTCGCAAAGGGAAATGATGAAAACGAGGAGATTAATCCATATCCGGAGAAGTTCATCCGCAAGCTAATTCCAATAACCGATGATTACTACAGTAATCACATGATATTGAAACAGGCAGGTAAGTGGGTGGCGACTCCGATGTTGATCGTCGTAGGTGTGATTGCTGTAATGGATGTGATGTTTGCACTAGACTCCATTCCCGCGATTTTTGCAGTCACACGAGAACCTTTTTTGGTGCTTGCCGCAAACGTATTTGCTTTACTTGGGCTTCGCTCATTGTACTTTGTATTACAAGCCATGCTGGATAAGTTTGTTTACTTAAAGCCTGCTTTGTCAGTGATCATGATGTTCATTGGTGTGAAAATGCTTTTGGTTGGTACGGACTATGAAATACCGACGATTTGGTCTCTCACATTCCTAATTCTGGTGATGACCTCTGCCGTTGTCGCTTCGGTTCATAAGAACAAAGAAAGCACAGCCTCTAGGGTTAATATTACTAATCAAAAATATTGA
- a CDS encoding alkylphosphonate utilization protein, whose protein sequence is MSIESTLLARCESKCELCSSESPLTAYAVPPHGNVTVDTAIMVCDKCLSEIEEPKDINHWRCLNDSMWSQVPAVQVTAWRQLTRLNTESWAQDALDMMYMEEEQMNWAMKGMSDDDKTLDCNGTELKKGDDVTVIKDLPVKGTNQVIKQGTVIRGISLGDDPKLVSGKANGGQSMYVIAEYCRKK, encoded by the coding sequence ATGTCTATCGAATCTACTTTGCTTGCACGCTGCGAGTCAAAATGTGAACTATGTTCATCTGAATCTCCATTAACTGCTTACGCTGTTCCACCACACGGTAACGTAACAGTTGATACCGCTATTATGGTTTGTGACAAATGTCTAAGCGAGATCGAAGAACCTAAAGACATTAACCACTGGCGTTGCCTAAATGACAGCATGTGGAGCCAAGTGCCAGCAGTACAAGTAACGGCATGGCGTCAACTGACTCGCCTAAACACTGAAAGCTGGGCTCAAGATGCTCTTGACATGATGTACATGGAAGAAGAGCAAATGAACTGGGCAATGAAGGGGATGTCTGACGATGACAAAACTCTTGACTGTAACGGCACCGAACTTAAAAAAGGTGACGATGTAACGGTAATTAAAGATCTACCAGTTAAAGGCACAAACCAAGTGATTAAACAAGGTACGGTTATCCGTGGTATCAGTCTTGGTGACGATCCAAAATTGGTTTCAGGTAAGGCAAACGGTGGTCAGTCTATGTATGTGATCGCAGAGTACTGCCGTAAGAAGTAA